One Desulfuromonas thiophila genomic window carries:
- the ptsP gene encoding phosphoenolpyruvate--protein phosphotransferase, which translates to MNGSAKTKEQFCLQGVAASPGIAIGEVYLLDRQRISVVEQQIGPEHLDAEVAAFSAAVELTRLQLEQVQEQLRQNCQQEPFHIIDTQLLILRDPLLYEATIARIRQLQINAAGALKQVLQELLRTFEGIADEYLRERGSDVELVGERILRNLQGHEQPRVARLERRSVIVAHDLSPADTCQLDRVQVVAFVTDLGGRTSHTAILARSLDIPAVVGLERVTQQLPAGAPVIIDGSSGLLIAYPTAETLRQYLEKKRRYEFYQKQLQVYRDLPACTRDGASIRLQANLEFLQEAEPARRNGAEGVGLLRTEFMYMARQQPPDEEEQLQAYRQILASFRPDPVTIRTLDVGGDKFASGICLADEANPAMGLRSIRLSLWEQRLLRQQLRAILRASAEGPVRLMFPMISGLSEVRQCRALLDEVMAELRLEGHPFDARLPVGIMVETPSAVFLADVLAEEVDFFSIGTNDLIQYCLAVDRSNEHVAYLYEPFHPAILRALTRVADAAHQAGIGLSVCGEMAGEPMFSIVLLALGYRELSMNSSGISRVKKLVRQWDSHSNSVLRETLLRQKTAADVLRCLQQQLASAFPEAVPELDY; encoded by the coding sequence GTGAACGGTTCGGCGAAGACTAAAGAGCAGTTCTGTTTGCAGGGGGTAGCGGCCTCACCCGGCATTGCCATTGGTGAGGTTTATCTGCTCGACCGCCAGCGGATTAGCGTGGTGGAACAGCAGATAGGACCCGAGCATCTTGATGCCGAGGTGGCTGCCTTCAGCGCGGCTGTAGAACTGACCCGCCTTCAGTTAGAACAGGTGCAGGAGCAACTGCGACAAAACTGTCAGCAGGAACCCTTTCATATCATCGATACCCAGCTGTTGATTCTGCGTGATCCCCTGCTTTATGAGGCGACCATCGCGCGTATTCGTCAGCTGCAGATCAACGCTGCCGGCGCGCTCAAACAGGTATTGCAGGAGTTGCTGCGCACCTTCGAAGGCATCGCGGACGAATACCTGCGTGAGCGTGGCAGTGATGTCGAGTTGGTGGGCGAACGCATCTTGCGCAACCTGCAGGGTCACGAGCAGCCGCGCGTTGCCCGACTGGAACGCCGCTCGGTCATTGTTGCCCACGATCTGTCACCCGCCGATACCTGTCAACTTGACCGTGTCCAGGTGGTCGCCTTCGTGACCGACCTGGGAGGTCGTACCTCCCATACCGCCATTCTGGCTCGCTCTCTTGATATCCCCGCAGTGGTTGGCCTTGAACGTGTTACCCAGCAGCTGCCGGCTGGCGCACCGGTGATTATCGACGGCAGCAGTGGCCTGCTGATCGCCTATCCGACGGCCGAAACACTGCGACAGTACCTGGAAAAAAAGCGGCGCTACGAGTTTTACCAGAAGCAATTACAGGTCTATCGTGATTTACCGGCCTGTACCCGCGACGGTGCCTCTATCCGCCTACAGGCCAATCTGGAGTTCTTACAGGAGGCTGAACCGGCACGGCGCAATGGTGCCGAAGGAGTGGGGCTGTTGCGCACCGAATTTATGTACATGGCTCGGCAGCAGCCGCCGGACGAGGAGGAACAACTGCAGGCTTATCGCCAGATTCTGGCCAGCTTCCGGCCCGATCCGGTGACCATCCGTACCCTGGATGTCGGTGGTGACAAGTTTGCCAGCGGCATCTGTCTGGCCGATGAGGCCAATCCGGCCATGGGGCTGCGTTCTATCCGTCTGTCGCTATGGGAACAGCGCCTGCTGCGACAGCAGTTGCGCGCCATCCTGCGCGCTTCGGCCGAGGGCCCGGTGCGGCTGATGTTCCCGATGATCTCCGGCTTGTCTGAGGTGCGCCAGTGTCGCGCCCTGCTCGATGAGGTGATGGCGGAGCTGCGTCTTGAGGGGCATCCCTTTGATGCCCGGTTGCCCGTCGGTATCATGGTGGAAACCCCTTCAGCAGTTTTTCTGGCGGATGTTCTGGCCGAAGAGGTCGATTTCTTCTCCATAGGTACCAATGACTTGATTCAGTACTGTCTGGCGGTTGATCGCAGTAACGAACATGTCGCCTACCTGTACGAACCGTTCCATCCGGCCATTCTGCGTGCTCTCACCCGGGTGGCTGACGCCGCTCATCAGGCCGGTATTGGCCTGAGTGTCTGCGGTGAAATGGCGGGAGAACCCATGTTCAGTATTGTATTGCTGGCGTTGGGTTATCGTGAGTTGTCG
- a CDS encoding HPr family phosphocarrier protein yields MPEKECEIINRLGLHARAAAQFVQLASQFKAEVFVQKDDFEVNGKSIMGILMLAAPKGTRIQVRTEGPQADEALAALETLIRERFGED; encoded by the coding sequence ATGCCTGAAAAAGAATGTGAAATCATCAACCGCCTGGGACTGCATGCCCGTGCCGCGGCCCAGTTTGTTCAGTTGGCCAGTCAGTTCAAGGCCGAAGTGTTCGTGCAGAAGGACGATTTTGAAGTTAACGGCAAAAGTATCATGGGAATTTTGATGCTGGCCGCACCCAAAGGGACCCGCATTCAGGTGCGCACCGAAGGGCCGCAAGCCGACGAGGCCCTGGCGGCGCTGGAGACACTGATTCGTGAACGGTTCGGCGAAGACTAA
- a CDS encoding PTS system mannose/fructose/sorbose family transporter subunit IID gives MRLLPEDLGRWLRFSAASLLLPLSWNYKTFQGLGCLWLLRGQLRYPATVQQKEPLQPFAGYFNTNVFLAPAVLAAAVRLYEERLSGQSTLMAPEAFLRAVMAPVAAVGDALFWGGLRPLVFCAALLLAWLGWPGWPLVVLAGFILPTLLVRLLGSLQGYGRGHQVVMLLQHLRLADLAIRCKQATLVLLGAGCALLLHQLELANGLLIWLVPLLFAALIPLLALVLRRGISLVLLWWLALLLLILFLPEAVPPLSQWGN, from the coding sequence ATGAGGCTTCTGCCCGAGGACCTGGGGCGCTGGTTAAGGTTTAGTGCTGCCAGCCTGTTGTTGCCATTGAGCTGGAATTACAAGACCTTCCAGGGGCTTGGCTGTCTGTGGCTGCTGCGCGGGCAGCTGCGTTATCCGGCCACGGTTCAGCAGAAGGAACCTTTGCAGCCCTTTGCTGGTTATTTCAATACCAATGTTTTTCTGGCTCCAGCTGTATTGGCGGCGGCGGTGCGTTTGTACGAAGAGCGCCTCTCGGGTCAGTCGACCCTGATGGCGCCGGAGGCGTTTCTGCGGGCGGTCATGGCACCGGTTGCTGCCGTTGGCGATGCGTTGTTCTGGGGCGGTCTGCGTCCGCTGGTGTTCTGTGCCGCCTTGCTGCTGGCTTGGCTGGGCTGGCCGGGCTGGCCCCTGGTGGTTCTGGCCGGCTTTATTCTGCCGACCCTGTTGGTGCGGCTGCTTGGTAGTCTGCAGGGTTATGGACGGGGGCATCAGGTGGTCATGTTGTTGCAGCACCTGCGTCTGGCCGATCTGGCAATTCGTTGCAAGCAGGCAACACTGGTGTTGTTGGGAGCGGGCTGCGCGTTGTTGCTGCATCAGCTCGAACTTGCCAACGGGTTGCTGATCTGGTTGGTGCCGCTGTTGTTTGCTGCCCTGATTCCGTTGCTGGCACTGGTTTTGCGCCGGGGGATTTCGCTTGTGCTGCTGTGGTGGCTGGCGCTGTTGCTGCTGATTCTTTTTTTGCCGGAAGCTGTACCTCCCTTGTCGCAGTGGGGCAACTGA
- a CDS encoding PTS sugar transporter subunit IIC: MSVLQWSLMLGLAVLAGLDRTALAQLQLCRPLLCGPVAGLIVGNWQAGLLIGMLLEPVWLLRLPVGATVAPDDTQATLAAVSLHAGSLVSFPLADPVSQALLALLCASLAPLGRCPDILARHCNGRLAQRAQDCLAVGQVHAALRCHGWGAVLFALASLCSFTLLLLLGLLTAWLLGEMLVWLRLVPDGRLATVLLLCGLAALVPQLAVPRGAQLFFGAFAATSLLLALLG; encoded by the coding sequence ATGTCGGTGCTGCAATGGAGCCTGATGCTGGGGCTGGCGGTGCTGGCCGGTCTTGATCGCACGGCTCTGGCCCAGTTGCAGCTGTGCCGGCCGTTGTTGTGTGGCCCAGTGGCAGGTCTGATTGTCGGGAACTGGCAAGCCGGGTTGCTGATCGGTATGCTGCTTGAGCCCGTTTGGCTGCTGCGTTTGCCAGTCGGTGCCACCGTTGCTCCCGACGATACCCAGGCGACGCTGGCTGCTGTGAGTCTTCATGCCGGTTCCCTGGTCAGTTTTCCGCTGGCCGATCCTGTCAGCCAGGCACTGCTGGCATTGCTCTGTGCCAGTCTGGCCCCCTTGGGGCGCTGCCCCGATATTCTCGCCCGCCATTGCAACGGCCGTCTGGCGCAGCGGGCCCAGGACTGCCTGGCTGTTGGGCAGGTACATGCGGCGCTGCGTTGCCACGGCTGGGGCGCGGTGTTGTTCGCTCTTGCCAGTCTGTGCAGTTTTACATTGCTGTTGCTGCTGGGGCTGCTGACCGCCTGGCTTCTGGGCGAGATGCTGGTCTGGCTGAGGCTGGTACCCGATGGCCGGTTGGCGACAGTCCTGTTGCTGTGCGGGCTCGCAGCCTTGGTGCCGCAGCTAGCGGTACCGCGGGGCGCGCAGCTGTTTTTTGGTGCTTTTGCCGCGACCAGCCTGCTGCTGGCGCTGCTGGGCTGA
- a CDS encoding PTS sugar transporter subunit IIB, which produces MALVLARVDNRLIHGQVLEAWVPFVRADYLVVVDDTVAADPFRSQLMLAVVPQHLRVEICSQSQVAALVQRHLEHHHNLLILFATPQDALQAYEQGLHFSELNLGNMHLMTGKQCLSCTLAVDEADMAVFDRLSQLGVAVQAQCIPTDRVRRWNRQCHCLGD; this is translated from the coding sequence ATGGCGCTGGTGCTGGCGCGGGTTGATAACCGTCTGATTCATGGTCAGGTGCTGGAGGCCTGGGTCCCTTTTGTGCGGGCGGATTACCTGGTGGTAGTCGATGATACGGTGGCCGCCGACCCGTTTCGCAGCCAACTGATGCTGGCGGTGGTGCCGCAGCATTTGCGAGTTGAAATCTGTTCCCAAAGTCAGGTGGCGGCCCTGGTGCAACGCCACCTGGAGCATCATCACAATCTGCTGATTCTGTTCGCCACGCCCCAGGACGCCCTGCAGGCTTACGAGCAGGGATTGCATTTTTCTGAACTTAATTTGGGCAATATGCATCTGATGACTGGCAAACAGTGCCTGTCCTGTACCCTGGCGGTGGACGAAGCCGATATGGCGGTGTTTGATCGCTTGTCGCAGCTTGGTGTGGCGGTGCAGGCGCAGTGCATTCCCACCGACCGGGTTCGACGCTGGAACCGCCAGTGCCACTGTCTGGGAGACTAG
- a CDS encoding PTS sugar transporter subunit IIA: MIGLLVITHGTLAQSLLDTAATIVGPLPAAAALGVERGLDSAELERRFETLLTQLGDGGAGVLVLTDMFGGTPANLAARHLPLRRMEILNGVNLPMLLKCASCRGDMEIEALADYLAGYGREAIVSTRTVLRRRE, from the coding sequence ATGATCGGATTGCTGGTGATCACCCATGGTACCCTGGCCCAATCCCTGCTCGATACCGCTGCAACCATCGTCGGGCCGCTGCCGGCCGCGGCGGCGCTGGGGGTTGAACGCGGGCTCGACAGTGCCGAACTGGAACGGCGCTTTGAAACGCTGTTGACGCAACTTGGCGACGGCGGTGCAGGGGTGCTGGTGCTGACGGACATGTTCGGTGGCACGCCCGCTAATCTGGCCGCCCGTCATCTGCCGTTGCGCCGGATGGAAATCCTCAATGGTGTCAATTTGCCGATGTTGCTCAAGTGTGCCTCCTGTCGTGGGGACATGGAGATTGAGGCGCTGGCTGATTATTTGGCGGGTTACGGCCGTGAGGCCATTGTCAGCACCCGTACGGTGCTGCGGCGCAGGGAGTGA
- the rapZ gene encoding RNase adapter RapZ, with translation MRFIVITGLSGSGKSTAARVLEDEGFSVIDNFPLALLPQFLQLQQEGGASHQVGVALVMDVRNPQFMDGAGTGLAAVKQAGYVLEVYFFDAGDEVLLRRFSETRRRHPLSGSEGLPAALERERSMLQPLRRQATVVFDTSALTVHELRAAVLRQLHGHAERAVPLMVRLESFGFRYGLPLEADLVIDVRFLPNPYYEPQLRPFSGRDAPVREFVLQQPLCRAFVERTRDYLGFLLPHYRQEGKSYLTVAIGCTGGRHRSVALVEELHRCLAEQGTTVRLVHRDLVKEDG, from the coding sequence ATGCGTTTCATTGTGATCACCGGGCTCTCCGGCAGTGGCAAATCGACAGCGGCGCGGGTGCTGGAAGATGAGGGTTTTTCTGTCATCGACAATTTTCCGCTGGCGTTGTTGCCCCAGTTTCTCCAGTTGCAGCAGGAGGGTGGTGCTTCGCACCAAGTTGGGGTAGCGCTGGTGATGGATGTGCGCAATCCTCAGTTCATGGATGGCGCCGGCACTGGTCTGGCGGCGGTGAAGCAGGCCGGTTATGTGCTGGAGGTCTATTTTTTTGATGCCGGCGACGAGGTGCTGTTGCGGCGTTTTTCCGAAACCCGCCGCCGCCATCCCCTGAGCGGCAGTGAGGGGCTGCCGGCCGCGCTGGAGCGGGAACGCAGTATGTTGCAGCCCTTACGCCGCCAGGCCACGGTGGTGTTCGATACCAGTGCTCTGACCGTTCATGAACTGCGTGCCGCGGTATTGCGCCAGTTGCATGGTCATGCCGAGCGGGCCGTGCCTCTGATGGTCCGCCTGGAATCCTTTGGTTTTCGCTATGGTCTGCCTCTTGAGGCCGATCTGGTGATCGACGTGCGTTTTCTGCCCAATCCCTATTATGAACCCCAGTTGCGGCCCTTTTCCGGTCGTGACGCGCCGGTGCGGGAATTTGTGCTGCAGCAGCCCCTGTGCCGGGCCTTTGTTGAGCGCACGCGCGACTATCTGGGTTTTTTGCTGCCGCATTACCGGCAGGAGGGCAAGAGCTACCTGACGGTGGCCATTGGCTGTACCGGCGGTCGCCATCGCAGTGTCGCCCTGGTTGAGGAGTTGCACAGATGTCTGGCCGAGCAGGGGACAACCGTGCGTCTGGTGCATCGTGATCTGGTCAAGGAGGACGGATGA
- the hprK gene encoding HPr(Ser) kinase/phosphatase, producing the protein MAQLTVRSLLEEEDTGLELEVLSGFDGLDKNIASHRIQKPGLALAGHYNYLHPNRLQILGSTELSYLEKLSPEVAESNVEQLCALGFSCFVITKGQMAPPVLLEKTARYSIPLLRTEMKSSAFISLISRFLEERLLPSTSVHGVLVDVFGVGVLLVGQSGIGKSECALDLVLRGHRLVADDVVRVRTKLPAVLFGEGSDLLHYHMEVRGLGIINIKHLFGVAAIRERKKIDLAIELLEWQEGASYDRLGLDEQFYELLDIRIPLLKIPVCPGRNISTLIEVAARNQLLKEMGYNSAREFQDRLEKRMAEMAQLHSHLIIGDSLE; encoded by the coding sequence ATGGCACAGCTGACGGTGCGGTCGTTGCTGGAGGAGGAGGATACCGGCCTGGAGCTGGAGGTGCTCTCCGGCTTCGACGGGTTGGACAAGAATATTGCCTCCCACCGCATTCAGAAGCCGGGTCTGGCGCTGGCTGGCCATTACAACTACCTGCACCCGAATCGGTTGCAGATCCTTGGTTCCACCGAACTGAGCTACCTGGAAAAACTCTCGCCCGAGGTTGCCGAGAGCAATGTTGAGCAGCTGTGTGCCCTGGGTTTTTCCTGTTTTGTCATTACCAAGGGGCAGATGGCACCGCCGGTTTTGCTGGAAAAGACCGCCCGCTATTCCATCCCCCTGTTGCGTACCGAGATGAAAAGCTCGGCGTTTATCTCCCTGATCAGCCGTTTTCTCGAAGAGCGGTTGTTGCCCTCGACCAGCGTCCATGGTGTGCTGGTCGATGTCTTCGGTGTTGGCGTGTTGCTGGTGGGCCAAAGCGGCATCGGCAAGAGCGAATGCGCCCTTGATCTGGTGTTGCGTGGTCATCGCCTGGTGGCCGACGATGTGGTGCGGGTGCGCACCAAACTGCCGGCTGTGTTGTTTGGCGAAGGCAGTGATCTGCTGCACTACCACATGGAGGTGCGTGGTCTGGGCATCATCAATATCAAACATCTGTTTGGTGTCGCCGCCATTCGCGAGCGTAAAAAGATCGATCTGGCCATCGAACTGCTGGAATGGCAGGAAGGTGCCAGCTACGACAGACTGGGGCTTGATGAGCAGTTTTACGAGCTGCTCGACATCCGTATTCCGCTGTTGAAGATACCGGTCTGTCCCGGTCGCAACATCTCGACACTGATAGAGGTGGCAGCCCGCAACCAACTCCTTAAGGAAATGGGCTACAACAGCGCACGGGAGTTCCAGGACCGGCTGGAAAAACGCATGGCCGAAATGGCCCAGCTGCATTCCCATCTGATTATCGGTGACAGTCTGGAGTAA
- a CDS encoding PTS sugar transporter subunit IIA, which translates to MRIVELLDPVAVEADLSCRGKDQALEQMTEVLLRAAPALGREAVLQVLRERERLGSTGIGEGVAIPHGKLKTVDRLLLAFGRSRAGVDFDSMDGKPAHLFFLLLAPEDSVSIHLKTLARISKLLKDAQVRAQLMAARDAAELYEIIRTGDPA; encoded by the coding sequence ATGCGTATTGTTGAATTGCTCGACCCGGTGGCTGTTGAAGCCGACCTCAGTTGCCGGGGCAAGGACCAGGCCCTGGAGCAGATGACCGAGGTGCTGTTGCGTGCCGCGCCCGCACTTGGCCGTGAGGCGGTTCTGCAGGTATTGCGGGAGCGTGAACGGCTTGGCAGCACCGGTATCGGCGAGGGGGTGGCGATCCCCCACGGTAAGCTGAAAACGGTCGATCGCCTTTTGCTGGCTTTCGGTCGCAGCCGCGCCGGGGTTGATTTCGACTCGATGGATGGCAAACCGGCGCATCTGTTTTTTCTGCTGCTGGCACCGGAGGATTCGGTCAGTATTCACCTGAAAACCCTGGCGCGTATTTCCAAATTGCTCAAGGACGCGCAGGTGCGTGCGCAGCTGATGGCGGCCCGCGACGCCGCGGAATTGTACGAAATCATCCGCACCGGCGATCCGGCCTAG
- the hpf gene encoding ribosome hibernation-promoting factor, HPF/YfiA family, whose protein sequence is MQIAVTFRHMDSSDALRSYAEEKLGRVHKYIDEPIDAQVVLTVEKKIRHNAEVTLVAKGITIKASAEVTDDMYAALDAVVDKIERQLKRYKEKLKSHTPRKGKSRDVTKSIIEAASIDDFSGEPRVVKTSSFSVKPMSVDEAVMQMDLMHKDFLVFTDDATEEVNVIYRRADGNYGLIVPQK, encoded by the coding sequence ATGCAGATTGCCGTCACGTTCCGGCATATGGATTCCAGTGATGCCCTGCGCAGCTATGCGGAGGAAAAGCTTGGCCGTGTTCACAAGTACATCGATGAACCCATCGATGCGCAGGTTGTGCTGACGGTGGAGAAGAAGATCCGTCACAATGCCGAGGTGACCCTGGTGGCCAAAGGGATCACGATCAAGGCTTCGGCCGAGGTCACTGACGACATGTATGCCGCCCTTGATGCCGTGGTTGATAAAATCGAACGCCAGCTCAAACGTTACAAGGAAAAGCTGAAAAGTCATACGCCGCGCAAGGGCAAGAGCCGTGACGTTACCAAAAGCATTATCGAGGCGGCCAGCATCGACGATTTCAGCGGCGAGCCGCGTGTGGTCAAAACCAGCAGCTTTTCTGTCAAGCCCATGTCCGTCGACGAGGCGGTCATGCAGATGGATCTGATGCACAAGGATTTTCTGGTGTTTACCGACGATGCCACCGAAGAGGTGAATGTCATTTATCGTCGTGCGGACGGCAACTATGGCCTGATTGTTCCCCAGAAGTAA
- the rpoN gene encoding RNA polymerase factor sigma-54, which translates to MAIELRQQLKLSQQLIMTPQLQQAIKLLQMSRLELEEVVNQELEENPVLEIGQQQDNDDVRGDETPVVGEAVSAAEEAAAAETTREVSEADGLAQIDDWQSYLQGFSQGGSMTENFDDDDYPSYENLLTTKTTLCDHLQWQLKLSRLPDALQQIGLVLIGNLDDNGYLRCSLDELAAQCQAELHQVEQVLAVVQQFDPPGVAARNLAECLQLQLRALGLKDSLAERIICRHARELEERRYSAIARQCRVSVEEVLDAARLLATLDPQPGSQFGGGDVHYITPDIFVHKVGDEYLVSLNDDGLANLRISSYYANLSGKQIDAQTNEYIQEKMRGALWLIKSIHQRQRTIYRVTKSIVKFQRDFFDHGISYLKPLVLRDVAEDVEMHESTISRVTTNKYVQTPQGLFELKYFFNSSINTDEGDTIASEAVKCRIRDLVAAENPKKPYSDQKIVELLRADGIDIARRTVTKYREMLGIRSSTARRRLF; encoded by the coding sequence ATGGCCATCGAACTGCGTCAGCAACTCAAACTCAGTCAGCAGCTGATCATGACACCGCAGCTGCAGCAGGCAATCAAGCTGCTGCAGATGTCGCGGCTGGAGCTTGAGGAGGTGGTCAACCAGGAACTCGAAGAGAATCCGGTACTGGAAATCGGTCAGCAGCAGGACAACGATGACGTCCGTGGCGACGAGACGCCGGTGGTTGGCGAGGCGGTAAGCGCCGCTGAAGAGGCGGCTGCGGCCGAAACTACCCGCGAGGTCAGCGAAGCTGACGGCCTGGCCCAGATCGATGACTGGCAAAGCTACCTGCAAGGCTTCAGCCAGGGTGGCAGTATGACGGAGAATTTTGACGATGACGATTATCCGTCTTATGAAAACCTGCTGACGACCAAGACCACTCTGTGTGATCATCTGCAGTGGCAGCTCAAGCTGTCGCGTCTGCCGGACGCATTGCAGCAGATTGGTCTGGTATTGATCGGTAACCTTGATGACAATGGCTACCTGCGCTGCTCTCTTGATGAGTTGGCGGCTCAGTGTCAGGCGGAACTGCATCAGGTGGAGCAGGTGCTGGCCGTGGTGCAGCAGTTCGATCCGCCAGGCGTGGCTGCCCGCAATCTGGCTGAGTGTTTGCAGTTGCAGTTGCGGGCACTGGGACTGAAGGATTCCCTGGCCGAGCGCATCATCTGTCGTCACGCTCGTGAGTTGGAGGAACGCCGTTATAGCGCCATTGCTCGTCAGTGCCGGGTTAGTGTCGAAGAGGTGCTTGATGCTGCTCGTTTGTTGGCCACCCTCGATCCGCAACCGGGCAGTCAATTCGGCGGTGGCGATGTGCACTACATCACTCCGGATATTTTCGTTCATAAGGTGGGTGATGAGTACCTGGTGTCGCTGAATGACGATGGTTTGGCCAATCTGCGGATCAGCTCCTATTATGCCAATCTGTCGGGCAAGCAGATTGACGCGCAGACCAACGAGTATATTCAGGAGAAGATGCGTGGTGCCCTGTGGCTGATCAAAAGTATTCACCAGCGTCAGCGCACCATCTACCGTGTGACTAAAAGTATCGTCAAGTTCCAGCGGGATTTTTTCGATCATGGCATCAGTTATCTCAAGCCGCTGGTGTTGCGCGATGTGGCCGAGGATGTCGAGATGCACGAGTCGACCATCAGCCGGGTAACCACCAATAAATACGTTCAAACCCCCCAAGGGCTGTTTGAGCTGAAATATTTTTTCAACAGCAGTATCAATACCGACGAAGGCGATACCATTGCTTCAGAGGCGGTCAAATGCCGGATTCGCGACCTGGTTGCGGCCGAGAATCCGAAAAAGCCGTATTCAGATCAGAAAATCGTTGAGCTGCTCAGAGCCGACGGAATTGACATCGCCCGCCGAACTGTTACAAAATACCGGGAAATGCTGGGAATTCGTTCATCAACGGCGCGTAGGCGCTTATTTTAA
- the lptB gene encoding LPS export ABC transporter ATP-binding protein — MPVSPSRSCLRAEGLHKCYRRRCVVQAVDLCLHSGEVVGLLGPNGAGKTTSFYMIVGLVRPDQGRILLDEQDMTDWPMYRRALAGVAYLPQEASVFRKMTVRQNLLAILEYHVADRQQRQQRLEALLSEFRLEQVADSYGYALSGGERRRTEIARALVIDPRFILLDEPFAGIDPLAVNDIQILIAGLKSRGIGVLISDHNVRETLGVCDRACILSAGTVLEQGTPAQIAASDRAREIYLGQDFRL; from the coding sequence ATGCCGGTTTCGCCGTCGCGCAGCTGTCTGCGGGCCGAGGGTCTGCACAAGTGTTATCGCCGGCGCTGCGTGGTGCAGGCTGTCGATCTGTGCCTCCATAGTGGCGAGGTGGTCGGTCTGCTCGGGCCCAACGGGGCGGGGAAAACCACCTCGTTCTACATGATTGTCGGGCTGGTACGACCCGATCAGGGGCGTATCCTGCTGGATGAACAGGACATGACCGACTGGCCCATGTACCGCCGGGCCTTGGCCGGGGTCGCTTATCTGCCGCAGGAAGCCTCGGTTTTCCGCAAAATGACGGTGCGGCAGAACCTGCTGGCCATTCTGGAATATCATGTGGCCGATCGCCAGCAGCGTCAGCAGCGTCTTGAAGCCTTGCTGAGCGAGTTCCGCCTGGAGCAGGTTGCCGACAGTTACGGGTACGCGCTGTCGGGTGGTGAGCGAAGACGTACGGAAATCGCGCGCGCACTGGTAATCGACCCGCGTTTTATTTTGCTCGATGAGCCCTTTGCCGGGATCGATCCGCTGGCTGTCAACGATATCCAGATTCTGATTGCCGGGCTGAAAAGCCGTGGAATTGGTGTGCTGATCTCCGATCACAATGTGCGCGAAACCCTCGGGGTTTGTGATCGGGCCTGCATCCTCAGCGCCGGCACGGTGCTGGAACAGGGAACGCCCGCGCAGATTGCCGCCAGTGACCGGGCCCGCGAAATCTATCTGGGCCAGGATTTCCGACTGTGA
- the lptA gene encoding lipopolysaccharide transport periplasmic protein LptA, translated as MGSGKSVRRRFWLVAVVLLGLLAGPGWAAQEGQIQHDSGLPVQVVANQLQVDDVRGLFVFSGQVQARQDQATIYADKLTVFYQQQGSKRQIERVLAEGAVRIVQLDRVAYGERAEFFVAEARIELGGAPRVVQGENEVAGETIRLYLNERRSQVEGGSQQRVRALFVPEHGDAS; from the coding sequence ATGGGAAGCGGAAAATCTGTGCGACGGCGGTTTTGGCTGGTGGCGGTTGTTTTGCTGGGATTGCTGGCCGGGCCCGGCTGGGCGGCACAAGAGGGCCAGATTCAGCATGATAGCGGTTTGCCGGTGCAGGTGGTGGCCAATCAGCTGCAGGTCGATGATGTGCGCGGTCTGTTTGTGTTCAGTGGTCAGGTGCAGGCACGGCAGGATCAGGCGACGATTTATGCCGACAAGCTGACGGTGTTCTATCAGCAGCAGGGCAGCAAGCGCCAGATCGAACGGGTACTGGCTGAAGGGGCTGTGCGGATTGTGCAACTTGATCGGGTGGCTTATGGGGAACGGGCCGAGTTCTTTGTTGCCGAGGCCCGCATTGAGCTTGGCGGTGCCCCGCGTGTGGTGCAGGGCGAAAACGAGGTGGCCGGCGAAACCATCCGCCTCTACCTCAACGAGCGGCGCAGCCAGGTGGAAGGAGGCAGCCAGCAACGGGTACGGGCCCTCTTCGTGCCGGAGCACGGGGACGCCTCCTGA